The Methanoculleus thermophilus genome contains a region encoding:
- the tuf gene encoding translation elongation factor EF-1 subunit alpha, protein MAAEKPHMNLAVIGHIDHGKSTTVGRLLFETGAVPTHIIESYRKEAEAKGKGSFEFAWVMDSLKEERERGITIDIAHKRFDTDKFYFTVVDCPGHRDFVKNMITGASQADAALLVVAAPDGVMEQTKEHVFLSRTLGITQLIVGINKMDVVKYDEKRYNEVKEQLSQLLKVVGYKPDEISFIPMSSFVGDNIAKLSGNTPWYKGPTVLDALNALKEPEKPVNLPLRLPIQDVYSISGIGTVPVGRVETGVMKKGMKVSFMPANKEGEVKSIEMHHEEIPQALPGDNVGFNVRGIGKGDIRRGDVCGPADVPPTVAEEFVAQIVVLHHPSAITAGYTPVFHCHTAQIACSFVELQKKLDPRTGQTKEENPTFLKAGDAAIVKIRPTQPMVIEKVKEIPQLGRFAIRDMGSTIAAGMCINITPKQMR, encoded by the coding sequence ATGGCAGCTGAAAAGCCCCACATGAATTTAGCAGTAATTGGACACATCGACCACGGAAAGTCTACTACCGTCGGTCGGTTGCTCTTTGAGACTGGAGCCGTACCGACCCATATCATCGAGTCGTACAGGAAGGAGGCCGAAGCCAAGGGTAAGGGCTCGTTTGAGTTCGCCTGGGTTATGGACAGCCTCAAGGAAGAGCGTGAACGTGGTATCACCATCGATATCGCGCACAAGCGGTTCGATACCGACAAGTTCTACTTCACCGTCGTGGACTGTCCCGGCCACCGTGACTTCGTCAAGAACATGATCACGGGTGCGTCCCAGGCAGATGCCGCGCTGCTGGTCGTCGCCGCACCAGACGGTGTGATGGAGCAGACCAAGGAGCACGTCTTCCTCTCTCGTACCCTCGGCATCACCCAGCTGATCGTCGGTATCAACAAGATGGATGTCGTCAAGTACGACGAGAAGCGCTACAACGAGGTCAAGGAGCAGCTCTCCCAGTTGCTCAAGGTAGTCGGATACAAGCCTGATGAGATCAGCTTCATCCCGATGAGCTCGTTTGTCGGCGACAACATCGCAAAACTCAGCGGGAACACCCCCTGGTACAAGGGCCCGACGGTCCTCGATGCGCTGAATGCACTCAAGGAGCCGGAGAAACCCGTTAATCTGCCCCTGCGGCTTCCCATTCAGGACGTCTACTCGATCTCCGGTATCGGGACTGTGCCCGTCGGCCGTGTCGAGACCGGTGTCATGAAGAAGGGAATGAAGGTCAGCTTCATGCCCGCAAACAAGGAGGGTGAGGTTAAGTCCATCGAGATGCACCACGAGGAGATCCCGCAGGCGCTTCCAGGCGACAACGTCGGGTTCAACGTCAGGGGTATCGGCAAGGGCGATATCCGCCGTGGTGACGTCTGTGGTCCTGCCGACGTGCCTCCAACCGTTGCAGAGGAATTCGTCGCACAGATTGTTGTGCTCCACCACCCCAGCGCAATAACCGCCGGCTACACCCCGGTCTTCCACTGCCACACCGCCCAGATCGCATGCTCCTTCGTCGAGCTCCAGAAGAAACTTGACCCGCGCACCGGCCAGACCAAGGAGGAGAACCCAACGTTCCTCAAGGCCGGCGATGCGGCTATCGTCAAGATTCGGCCAACCCAGCCCATGGTCATCGAGAAGGTCAAGGAGATCCCGCAGCTTGGGCGGTTCGCTATCCGGGATATGGGCTCAACCATTGCAGCAGGCATGTGTATCAACATCACGCCCAAGCAGATGAGATAA
- a CDS encoding 4Fe-4S binding protein: MQDQALYSRGGVITERNADYATVRVRIPAGVLSATQIKQLAKISEKFGDGSLHLTMRQTVEIPHINPENLPKVAKALEKNGTPIGAEYNEVVNIMACPGTERCKYANCETIDLARKIDQRVFGKELPIRLRIAISGCTRMCNSPLLNDIGIIGRIRPLRIPGLCTGCGTCVEYCKECAISLKNGISVLDENKCVQCGICIHSCPYHLLKSEYDHYQITVGGRRGASPRAGQELVTVETEDEVVEVVDKIVYWVYRSAWSDRFLADQMDEIGFEKFAEEIRREFGPKEEKTED, from the coding sequence ATGCAAGATCAGGCCCTCTACTCCCGGGGAGGAGTCATCACTGAACGGAACGCAGACTATGCGACGGTACGGGTACGGATCCCGGCAGGCGTTCTCTCTGCAACCCAGATCAAGCAGTTAGCAAAGATCAGTGAGAAGTTCGGGGACGGCTCACTCCATCTGACCATGCGCCAGACAGTGGAGATCCCGCATATAAACCCCGAGAACCTTCCAAAGGTCGCCAAAGCACTCGAGAAGAATGGGACACCCATCGGGGCGGAGTATAACGAGGTGGTGAATATCATGGCGTGCCCGGGGACGGAGCGGTGCAAGTACGCCAACTGCGAGACGATAGATCTCGCGCGGAAGATTGATCAGCGGGTCTTTGGGAAAGAACTCCCCATACGGCTTCGCATCGCCATATCCGGCTGTACCCGTATGTGCAACAGCCCGCTCCTGAACGATATCGGGATCATCGGCCGGATCCGGCCATTGCGCATACCCGGACTCTGCACAGGATGCGGAACCTGCGTAGAGTACTGCAAAGAATGCGCTATATCCCTGAAGAATGGCATCTCCGTCCTTGACGAGAACAAATGCGTTCAGTGCGGCATCTGCATCCACTCCTGTCCCTACCACCTTCTGAAGTCGGAGTATGATCACTATCAGATCACAGTCGGCGGACGGCGTGGAGCATCCCCGCGCGCTGGGCAGGAACTCGTCACAGTTGAGACCGAGGATGAGGTCGTCGAGGTGGTTGATAAGATCGTCTACTGGGTCTACCGCAGCGCATGGAGTGACCGGTTCCTCGCGGATCAGATGGATGAGATAGGGTTTGAGAAGTTTGCAGAGGAGATCAGGAGAGAGTTCGGGCCAAAGGAAGAGAAAACTGAGGATTAA
- the cobS gene encoding adenosylcobinamide-GDP ribazoletransferase: protein MKSVLALLQFCTSLPLGRPVEFEHFARRSYLYPLAGYVIGGIAAGIVYWIASPTVAATVALAAVLILSGCNHFDGLLDFGDGLMAHGSREKRVAAMTDRTTGAGAVAAGIIVTLLAYSGLQSVANLPAAILVAEVCAKVAMSYLTTLGVPFREGIHSYLHGYAKPWFLIPATVLALPLFLLPLPRLGIALALAGTGIIAALMLALSRRLFGGVNGDVVGATNEIVRAGTILLLALM, encoded by the coding sequence GTGAAATCCGTTCTAGCCCTCCTGCAGTTCTGCACATCGCTCCCCCTCGGGAGACCAGTCGAGTTTGAGCACTTCGCCCGCCGCTCTTACCTCTACCCGCTCGCGGGCTATGTCATCGGTGGGATTGCGGCCGGCATCGTATACTGGATAGCATCTCCTACGGTGGCTGCCACCGTAGCTCTCGCGGCAGTACTCATACTCTCCGGGTGCAACCACTTCGACGGCCTGCTGGACTTTGGTGACGGACTTATGGCACACGGGAGCCGGGAGAAAAGGGTCGCGGCCATGACCGACCGGACCACGGGGGCCGGCGCCGTTGCGGCGGGGATCATCGTCACGCTTCTTGCGTACTCAGGGCTCCAGAGCGTGGCGAATCTCCCGGCAGCCATCCTCGTCGCTGAGGTCTGCGCGAAGGTCGCAATGTCGTACCTGACCACCCTCGGCGTGCCGTTCCGGGAGGGGATCCACTCCTACCTCCATGGATATGCAAAACCCTGGTTCCTGATCCCGGCAACCGTTCTTGCGCTACCGCTCTTCCTGTTGCCATTGCCCCGGCTAGGGATCGCACTTGCTCTCGCAGGCACGGGTATCATCGCCGCACTCATGCTTGCCCTCTCCCGCCGGCTCTTTGGCGGTGTCAACGGCGACGTTGTCGGGGCTACAAACGAGATTGTCAGGGCGGGAACAATCCTCCTCCTTGCTCTCATGTAA
- a CDS encoding phosphatidylglycerophosphatase A, giving the protein MFEIERRLEERGIKRDDIVATAMELYVPHGVGADEAVRRLDEKIRKALDDPNISSLLLGAILLEDELYVKRKNSEIADDPVFLLSDEIIGMAIAEVIGGTYARFEFTRYDQKKPGILKELGPFLDDAIAGLIAGCTSRLYSESM; this is encoded by the coding sequence ATGTTTGAAATAGAGCGCAGGCTGGAAGAGAGAGGCATCAAAAGAGATGATATCGTCGCCACGGCGATGGAACTCTACGTTCCCCACGGGGTTGGAGCAGATGAGGCCGTGCGCAGGCTCGATGAAAAGATCCGAAAGGCTCTGGACGACCCGAACATTTCATCCCTCCTCCTCGGCGCCATACTGCTTGAGGACGAACTCTACGTAAAGCGGAAGAACTCAGAGATCGCCGACGATCCGGTCTTTTTGCTCTCGGACGAGATCATCGGCATGGCCATCGCCGAGGTGATCGGGGGGACCTACGCACGATTCGAGTTCACCCGTTACGATCAGAAGAAACCGGGCATCTTAAAGGAACTCGGGCCCTTCCTCGACGACGCCATAGCCGGACTGATCGCAGGCTGCACATCGCGTCTCTACAGTGAGTCAATGTGA